The following are from one region of the Geoalkalibacter subterraneus genome:
- the rplW gene encoding 50S ribosomal protein L23, translating to MKPLHQIIGKPLITEKTSLQKEMGQVVAFEVARNANKIEIKQAVEQAFDVKVKKVNTALMAGKVKRRGLVIGKRPNWKKAYVTLEEGSNIDFFGV from the coding sequence ATGAAACCTCTGCATCAGATTATCGGCAAGCCGCTGATTACCGAAAAGACCAGCCTTCAGAAAGAGATGGGGCAGGTCGTCGCATTCGAAGTCGCGCGCAATGCCAACAAGATCGAGATCAAGCAGGCCGTGGAACAGGCATTCGACGTCAAGGTCAAAAAGGTTAATACCGCTTTGATGGCCGGCAAAGTCAAGCGCCGCGGTCTTGTCATCGGTAAACGGCCCAACTGGAAAAAGGCGTATGTGACCCTTGAAGAGGGCAGCAATATCGACTTTTTCGGTGTCTAA
- the rplD gene encoding 50S ribosomal protein L4: MATVPVYNIEKNKVSDIELSDDIFNTEVKEYLIHEMVRYQRAARRQGTAKTKGRSEVRGGGKKPYRQKGTGNARQGCIRAPHYVGGGTAFGPTPRDYRFKLNRKVKKAAVCSALSARFKESRMTILDQINLDKISTKGFAEVLKRFELENALILIDEANPAVELSARNIPSVKVLRAEGVNVYDLMKYHSLVLTQGAVSQLEGALEK, translated from the coding sequence ATGGCAACTGTACCTGTTTATAATATTGAAAAAAATAAAGTTTCGGACATTGAACTGTCCGACGACATCTTTAATACCGAAGTCAAAGAGTATCTGATTCACGAGATGGTTCGCTACCAGCGTGCCGCCCGTCGTCAGGGTACTGCGAAGACCAAGGGCCGCAGCGAAGTTCGGGGCGGGGGCAAGAAGCCTTATCGCCAGAAGGGAACCGGCAACGCGCGTCAGGGCTGTATCCGTGCACCTCATTATGTGGGCGGCGGGACAGCCTTCGGTCCGACGCCTCGCGACTATCGTTTCAAACTTAACCGCAAGGTCAAGAAGGCCGCTGTGTGCAGCGCTCTTTCAGCACGTTTCAAAGAGAGCCGCATGACGATTCTCGACCAGATCAACCTTGATAAGATCAGCACCAAGGGTTTTGCCGAGGTCCTTAAGCGGTTTGAGTTGGAAAACGCCCTGATTCTCATCGATGAGGCGAACCCTGCGGTCGAACTGTCCGCTCGTAATATCCCCTCGGTTAAGGTTCTGCGCGCCGAGGGTGTGAACGTCTATGACCTGATGAAATATCACAGCCTGGTTCTCACTCAGGGTGCGGTTTCCCAATTGGAAGGAGCGTTGGAAAAATGA
- the rplC gene encoding 50S ribosomal protein L3 produces the protein MSKEILGKKLGMTQIFSVDGRRIPVTVVEAGPCVVVQKKTVQTDGYNAVQVGFIPKRAERVNKPEMGHFKRAGQGAFYHLKEFRLGDSDGDQVNPGDSITCEIFAPGEIVDVRGVSKGKGFQGVIKRWNFSGGRASHGSMFHRAPGAIGCSAWPSRVFKGKKMAGQMGNKQVTTQNLQIVEVRPEQNLLLIKGAIPGPKNGVVAIRKGVKAKQNG, from the coding sequence ATGAGTAAGGAAATTCTTGGAAAAAAACTGGGGATGACCCAGATTTTCTCGGTCGACGGACGACGCATCCCCGTTACGGTGGTGGAAGCCGGCCCCTGTGTGGTGGTCCAGAAAAAAACCGTCCAGACCGATGGTTATAACGCCGTTCAGGTTGGTTTTATTCCTAAGCGGGCCGAGAGGGTGAACAAGCCTGAGATGGGGCACTTCAAAAGGGCTGGACAGGGCGCCTTTTACCATCTCAAGGAGTTTCGTCTTGGAGATTCTGATGGAGATCAGGTCAATCCCGGTGACTCCATCACCTGTGAAATCTTTGCTCCTGGTGAGATCGTCGATGTGCGCGGCGTGAGCAAGGGCAAGGGCTTTCAGGGTGTCATCAAGCGCTGGAATTTCTCCGGCGGCCGGGCTTCGCATGGTTCGATGTTTCACCGTGCTCCTGGTGCCATTGGTTGCAGTGCCTGGCCTTCCCGCGTCTTTAAAGGGAAAAAGATGGCAGGTCAGATGGGCAACAAGCAGGTGACCACCCAGAATCTTCAGATTGTTGAAGTTCGCCCTGAGCAGAACCTGCTACTGATCAAGGGTGCCATTCCTGGTCCTAAAAACGGCGTGGTGGCGATCCGCAAGGGCGTCAAAGCCAAACAAAACGGTTAA
- the rpsJ gene encoding 30S ribosomal protein S10 translates to MPSQKIRIRLKAYDHKLLDQSVTEIVDTAKRTGARIAGPVPLPTVINKYCVLRGPHVDKKSREQFEIRTHKRLLDILEPTQQTVDALMKLDLSAGVDVEIKL, encoded by the coding sequence ATGCCCAGCCAGAAAATCAGGATTCGTTTGAAGGCCTACGATCATAAGCTGCTTGATCAGTCCGTTACTGAAATTGTCGATACGGCCAAGCGTACCGGTGCTCGCATTGCCGGACCGGTGCCTCTTCCGACAGTTATTAACAAGTACTGCGTTCTGCGTGGTCCGCACGTCGACAAAAAAAGTCGTGAGCAGTTCGAAATCCGCACCCACAAGCGGTTGCTGGATATCCTTGAGCCCACGCAGCAGACGGTTGACGCGCTGATGAAGCTTGATTTGTCGGCCGGTGTCGATGTGGAAATCAAGCTCTAA